One genomic segment of Thermoanaerobaculia bacterium includes these proteins:
- a CDS encoding Ni/Fe-hydrogenase cytochrome b subunit — protein MNAHAAVHEPVHSPVPGPLFTRQFRWLLLVAGIGAAVAIWRFLFGIGAVTNLSNGYPWGVWIAFDVVVGTALG, from the coding sequence GTGAACGCCCACGCTGCGGTCCACGAGCCGGTCCACTCGCCGGTCCCCGGCCCGCTCTTCACCCGTCAGTTCCGCTGGCTCCTGCTCGTCGCCGGCATCGGCGCCGCGGTGGCGATCTGGCGGTTTCTCTTCGGCATCGGCGCAGTGACCAATCTCTCCAACGGTTATCCGTGGGGCGTTTGGATCGCCTTCGACGTGGTCGTCGGCACGGCCCTCGG
- the hybA gene encoding hydrogenase 2 operon protein HybA → MAPTTDRRSLLKVLAAGSAAAATCGAPAQAAQKIEPLPEAMGMLYDTTVCIGCKACVVACREANNLEPDTGAEGLWQMPQDLNGKTKNVIKLYQEGDRVSYMKAQCMHCVDPACAAACMLHAFHKNEVTGVVEWDPFYCVGCRYCQMACPFNVPKFEFDKALPNVVKCELCRHRIEGAALTDQDGYSRYPQGHGPACCEVCPREAVIYGKRTELLQEAKRRIEAEPGKYFEDRVYGEFEGGGTQVLYLSHVPFEKLGLPALGTEGVPRTAYSIQEGLYKGFIAPVAAYAVLAGVMFRNRRANQDDSGNEGGQL, encoded by the coding sequence ATGGCGCCTACCACCGATCGTCGCAGTCTCCTGAAGGTCCTCGCTGCCGGCTCCGCCGCTGCCGCTACCTGCGGTGCTCCGGCCCAAGCCGCGCAGAAGATCGAGCCGCTGCCCGAAGCGATGGGCATGCTGTACGACACCACCGTCTGCATCGGCTGCAAAGCTTGTGTCGTCGCCTGCCGCGAAGCGAACAACCTCGAGCCCGACACCGGCGCCGAGGGCCTCTGGCAGATGCCGCAGGACCTGAACGGCAAGACCAAGAACGTCATCAAGCTCTACCAGGAAGGCGACCGCGTCTCCTACATGAAGGCGCAGTGCATGCACTGCGTCGATCCGGCCTGCGCCGCCGCCTGCATGCTGCACGCCTTTCACAAGAACGAGGTCACCGGGGTCGTCGAATGGGACCCGTTCTACTGCGTCGGCTGCCGCTACTGCCAGATGGCCTGCCCGTTCAACGTGCCGAAGTTCGAGTTCGACAAGGCGCTGCCCAATGTCGTCAAGTGCGAGCTCTGCCGCCACCGCATCGAAGGGGCGGCGCTCACCGACCAGGACGGCTACAGCCGCTATCCCCAGGGCCACGGCCCGGCCTGCTGCGAAGTCTGCCCGCGTGAAGCGGTGATCTACGGCAAGCGCACGGAGCTCTTGCAGGAGGCCAAGCGCCGCATCGAAGCCGAGCCGGGCAAGTACTTCGAGGACCGCGTCTACGGCGAGTTCGAAGGCGGTGGCACGCAGGTTCTCTACCTGTCGCACGTGCCGTTCGAGAAGCTCGGACTGCCTGCGCTCGGCACGGAGGGCGTGCCACGGACGGCCTATTCGATCCAGGAGGGCCTCTACAAGGGCTTCATCGCGCCGGTCGCGGCCTACGCCGTGCTCGCCGGCGTGATGTTCCGCAATCGCCGCGCCAACCAGGATGACTCGGGCAACGAGGGAGGCCAACTGTGA